The genomic interval ACCCAGGTGCCTTTCTCGGAAGCGCCCGTGACAATGGAATCAAACTCTTCTCCGATTCTCGACTCAAGGAGAAGCGCCGCCGCAGATTTGCCAACCTGCCGTTCAACTTTGTTAACGGCATCTTCTTCTTTGGTACAATGCTGCGCCAGAACTCCCAGTTCATCCTGGCTATAGGGCGAAGGTTTTCCTTCTATGGCCGCCTTCAATAAGCGTTGGGTGATTAAATCGGTATAGCGACGATTAGGGGCGGTGGAATGGGCATAGTCTTTAACCGCGAGACCAAAGTGGCCGGGGGCAGTGTCTCCTGGAAGTTCGGCCATGTATTCACCCGCTCCTAAAAGTTTGATCACCGCCAGAGATAGGTCGGGAAAGCGCAGCGGATCGGCGGCTTTCTCCTGGATTAGAAACTTATCCAGTGCTCTTGAATCGGGGGTATCAGGCAGCCTGAACCCGTGTTCCCCGGCCAGTTCGACAATTCGTGCCCAGCGTTTGGGCACGCGGACCACCCGGCGGATCGAAGGGAGGTTTTTTGACGAGAGGTACCGGGCGGTCACGCCGTTGGCCGCGATCATAAAATCTTCAACAATCTCCTTGGCGCGGTTCTTTTCTTCCACAGCCAGGTCACGGATTTGATCGCCGTCAAAGATGGGTCGCGCTTCAATGGTTTCAAGGCTAAGCGCCCCGTGCATATGCCGGAAATTCTTCATCCTTTGAGCGACCTTGTCTTGCAGGCGCAGATTCTCAGCCAGTCCCTTGGCGGCAGCGATAGCCTCAGGCACGGCCCCCTTCCCTTCCAGCCATGCGGCCACGCTGTTATAGGCGAGTTTCGCATGGTTGCGGACACGCGCCCGGTAGATATCCGAGTCCTGTAGGGAACCGTCCGCGCCAATCACCATTTCAACGACAACGGCTAAACGATCCTCATTAAAATTCAGTGAGGTGAGGTTGGTGGACAGCTTTTCAGGCAGCATGGGGAATATCCCGGCGGCGGTATAAACCGAGGTCGTATTATGGCGAGCGTCCTCGTCAATGGCTGAGCCATTTTTAACGAGCGAGTCCACATCAGCCACAGCAACCAGAATTTTTACTTTGTCTCCCGGGCTGGCCTCGGCCACGGTAAGCTGATCCAGGTCGCGGGAGTCATCGTTGTCAATAGAAGCCCACAGCAGGTCTCTCAGGTCACGAATCGATTCCGCGTTCATTGCTACGGCGGGCGACTGCATCTGGTCCAGTTCGGCGCGCGCTTCGGCAGAAAAGTCAGGGAGCAAGCCCCGCTCAAGCATTGCTTGCTGGGCGATGTTCTGTAAAATAGCACGGTCCTGTTTATTGTTCACATTCACTAGGATATACCTCCCGTTTTGATCCAAAAATCATTAACCGGAATAAATTTAACCAACGCCGTGTAATGAATGGAGCGTAGCGGAGTAAAGAATCCCCACCACAACCAGGCGGAGATTCTTCGCTTCGCTCAGAATAACATGGCAAGAGCGCGGGAACTTGTATTTTTGCGAGTCCTTACCGGCCAAGCAGGATTAAAACACCCGCCGCGATGGCGAGGATACCCATGATCAAGGGCAGGCCCTGAAAGCTGAAACCGAGCAGCGCAATCAGCCCGGTCAGGATAAGCCAGATGGCCAGTAAGAGCATTCCCAGATTCTTTGTTAGTTTCATAACGTTCACCTCCTTAACTGTTTATAATTTTACGATATAGCCCGGATAGCAACCTTACAACAATGATGATAATGAGCAACACATGGATGAGATTACCGGAGTTCGGGCTGGCCGATTGAAAATCTACAACCTGGCCAGTACTTGCGCTTTCTGCTGCTGGAATTCTTTGTCCGTCAATAGCCCCTGTTCCCGCAAATTGTCTAA from Anaerolineae bacterium carries:
- a CDS encoding RNB domain-containing ribonuclease, which gives rise to MLERGLLPDFSAEARAELDQMQSPAVAMNAESIRDLRDLLWASIDNDDSRDLDQLTVAEASPGDKVKILVAVADVDSLVKNGSAIDEDARHNTTSVYTAAGIFPMLPEKLSTNLTSLNFNEDRLAVVVEMVIGADGSLQDSDIYRARVRNHAKLAYNSVAAWLEGKGAVPEAIAAAKGLAENLRLQDKVAQRMKNFRHMHGALSLETIEARPIFDGDQIRDLAVEEKNRAKEIVEDFMIAANGVTARYLSSKNLPSIRRVVRVPKRWARIVELAGEHGFRLPDTPDSRALDKFLIQEKAADPLRFPDLSLAVIKLLGAGEYMAELPGDTAPGHFGLAVKDYAHSTAPNRRYTDLITQRLLKAAIEGKPSPYSQDELGVLAQHCTKEEDAVNKVERQVGKSAAALLLESRIGEEFDSIVTGASEKGTWVRLLTVPVEGKLVHGFEGLDVGDRVRVKLISINVERGFIDFRKINSAKH